Proteins encoded in a region of the Zunongwangia endophytica genome:
- a CDS encoding DUF4268 domain-containing protein, with translation MRQKFWTSFGQEYPRKWILYDTKIKEIQLKFTFNRKFAQVSLDIDSDDEIIQAFYFEKIQSLQKILKSEYLSHIILLENYELPEGKLISRAFVELNNVNIYNEENWPKVKAFLAENMLQMELFFLEFKDFIES, from the coding sequence TTGAGACAGAAATTCTGGACAAGTTTTGGACAGGAATATCCTAGAAAATGGATATTATACGATACTAAAATTAAGGAAATTCAACTTAAGTTTACCTTCAACCGAAAATTTGCTCAGGTTTCATTAGATATTGATTCTGATGATGAAATAATCCAAGCCTTTTACTTTGAAAAAATTCAATCACTTCAAAAAATTCTGAAGTCTGAATATCTATCTCATATAATTCTACTGGAAAATTATGAATTACCCGAAGGAAAGTTGATTTCTAGAGCTTTTGTTGAATTAAATAATGTGAACATATATAATGAAGAAAACTGGCCAAAGGTAAAAGCATTCCTTGCAGAGAATATGCTGCAAATGGAATTGTTTTTCTTGGAATTTAAAGACTTCATTGAAAGTTAA
- a CDS encoding ZIP family metal transporter: MIFILPLVAVLIGYLIAKFLKPSSSTSFKLLLSFSGAYLLSVTVFDLLPEVYEEGGKDIGVFILLGLLFQIILEFISKGLEHGHMHHDPNSKKFPILLLLSLGIHSFLEGFPLNESSHLLYGVAIHKIPVAAILSIFLFNSKLGKTKAILFLLLFALMTPLGSLLKLQFDFIEKYAAYINATVIGIFLHISTTILFEASKNHKFNASKLTVIILGILLAYLI, translated from the coding sequence ATGATTTTTATATTACCGTTAGTAGCAGTTTTAATTGGCTATTTAATTGCTAAATTTCTGAAGCCTTCATCTTCTACTAGTTTCAAACTTCTACTATCCTTTAGCGGTGCGTATTTATTGTCTGTAACAGTATTTGATCTATTACCTGAAGTATATGAAGAAGGCGGTAAAGATATTGGTGTTTTTATTCTCTTAGGTCTTTTATTCCAGATTATACTGGAATTTATCTCTAAAGGATTAGAACATGGTCACATGCACCATGATCCAAACTCTAAGAAATTCCCAATATTATTACTTTTAAGCTTGGGTATCCACTCTTTTCTTGAAGGATTTCCTTTAAATGAAAGCAGTCATTTACTATATGGAGTGGCAATTCATAAAATACCTGTTGCCGCTATATTAAGTATTTTTCTTTTCAATTCGAAATTAGGAAAAACTAAAGCTATTTTATTTCTTTTACTATTCGCTCTTATGACTCCGCTTGGTAGCCTTTTAAAACTACAATTTGATTTTATAGAAAAGTATGCTGCATATATCAACGCAACAGTAATCGGAATATTTCTTCATATCTCTACAACAATATTATTCGAGGCTTCAAAAAATCATAAATTTAATGCCTCTAAACTTACAGTGATCATTTTAGGCATTTTACTCGCCTATTTAATTTAA